atatagggctcacggtgggtgtgaccggtcaacaggggatgctttctcctcctaggcacctgatccgacctctggtgtgtccaggggtccgtgtttgcccaactatctattttgtattgcttataggagttatgagattgatcactgttcgtcatcttcaccttgcatagggCATAAGAAGTGCAGAAACCAAAACACTCAGACATGGCAAATGTTTCTTGGAAGTTTGGGAAGGTTTCATTCTTAAGTTATACATTGGAACTACACAGGCTTATAGCAACCCCCCTCTCCCTTTTTAACAAGGATTCTTACGTGCAAAGTCCTTTTTTATGTAAATCGATTTTATTGACAGGTTTTCTCCTTTTGTTTAAGTTATAGTAGTAGTGAATGATAGTGAAAATGTAAGCTTGAACCGATGGATTGAACCCGTCAGTACAATCAACAGGCAGTCCCCCATTCCCTTAACAACTGAAGTTTAAGCATAACTACCCTTTTCCTtattcttattcatttttttttctttgcgTGTTAAAAACTTTCAGACAATTATGAAGTTAACTTTTCCAAAATTTGTTACACATATTGAGACaaaacatatgtatattttcgaCGTTTTGAAGTTTTTAGTTTATACGATCATGCAGGGTTTTGTCACACACTATTAGACATGTAGACTGTCATATATTATAAAGACTGTATGTGGGTTCTGGTGTCAGAAAGTAAAACACGTAATTCACAATACCCGTTCTCTTCACAGCGTGGATCGGATCTGTAACGTACGGACTATCAAAGTTCTTTGGACCAATAGCCAGTGCCTTGGTCAACAGTTTCGGAGAGCGTGTGGTTCTGGTTGCCGGCGGACTGCTGTGTGCTGTAGCGATATTTAGCTCCTCGTTTGTGTCCCACCTAAACCAAATGTTTGGCACTTTCTCCGTCATATACGGGATCGGGGCTTGTATGTCCATCAGCCCCACGATGACCATAGCCCCTAAGTACTTTGACAAATACATGACACTGGCCGTAGGTCTAATGACTGCCGGAAGTAGCCTCGGGACGTTGGTGATGGCGCCCCTTTCTCAAACACTGATTGACGCCATCGGTTGGAGAAGGACGTTCCGCTGTTTTGCTGGTACCTGCCTCTTCAGTGCGCTGTGTTGCTGTCTGGTTAGACCCCTGCCGTCCTCCTCTCAGGATATACCTCTAGAGGCGATCAAACGATCTTCAGTCAAGAATCTGATGCAGGACCTGAAGCTGTGGAAGAACAGGGTATTTGTCGTCTGGACGTGCGCCATTGCCTGTGTAATGTTTGGTTATTACATCCCATACGTTCATTTGGTAAGTTCTCTACAAATCCTTTAAATACGGTAAGAATATAGTAGTAGCAAAACcgtgttttaaatttcataattttttgtcAAGGACGCGTGCACCATCGCTTCACTCAGTTTGTTTGATCCATCGCATTATCAGAAGATGTACAATTATTGACTTTTGATGAGGGTAACATCTAGATTTATTAACTGCAAGGAAAGTaattggttggttggttgtatattgtttaacgtccagctcggggaatttttcattcatataaagacgtcacaattgccggtgaatggctgcaaaatttaggactatgctcggcccttgtggtcattgagcagggaggggtctttatcgtgtcacacctgctgtgacaccggacctcggtttctgcggtctcatccgaaggaccgcccccatttagtcgcctcttacgacaagtgagggatactgaggacctattctaacccgaatatGGTTACCAAAGAGCGTCATCGCATCCAGCACGCGTGACGTCACACTGACAGCTGCAGTCTAATCTCGACGATTCAATGTATATGTCGGATTTTAAGTTAGGGGCCGGTGTGTTGTTTTAGCAAatcaggagagagagagagagagatttcagTCATATCTTTCAATCCTAGGTTATTTTCAGTTACAAGAACAGTTCGGTTCGCCATGTCCTATTTTTGCACACCTTAATTTGAATTTACTTTTCCAGGTTTCGTATGCACAGACGGTCGGAATTCCTCCCGAGAAAGGCACGGTGATAATCATGGTACTCGGGATAACCACGGCCGTAGGGCGCATCGTGTTTGGTAAGATAGCGGGGGTCGGGGTCCTGAACAGGCTTCACATGCACCAACTGTCAATGGTGGTCAGCGGAACAGCGGTGATGCTGCTCCCGTTGATCCGCTCCTTTACCGGGATCATTATCTACGTCATCATTATCGGTATGGTGGACGGTTGTTACGTGGTCCTGCTATCGGTTCTGACGGTGTCTTTGATGGCGGGAGAGAATTCAGTGACCGCCTGGGGATTTCTGATCGGTGCGTGCTCTGTAACCTTCACGCTTGGTCCGCCAATTGCCGGTATGTAAGCATGTTTATGATTGACTTTTAGTAAAGCACCAAgctgtatatattaattaattaaacaCCATTGTTGAAAATGTCATGCCCGTAGATTTGACGCAATATTCAGATTGAAACTGAAATGCTGGAAACATTTCATCATGAATGACGTAGAGGTTGCTGAAAACGGTATTTGATAGTAGATAaacttaaaaatataattttaaaggggcattagctgtgaaagtgttggcaaccattttttcgcaaaatctctcaatggcataggaatatacatttattttgtacaaaaacaagagaaacctaataaaactacgttagataaccgcttttagtgtaaagaaatatataaggaagaattaatgtcttgcaagacaataattttaaaatcatttaattgccaaaattacacattcatgtgcctgctttgaggttaaacagtgtttaaaaaaaatcaatactgGTGCTATTACTAAAATATATAAtgtagagcaattttcattgaattcaatttttcgTGAGAAAATGACAGCTATAATACCCCtttaagaaatttaatttttcaaaatacatgagtATAAACAGCAACAGTCAGCATACGTCATGAGGCGTGACATCATTTCATGAAAAGCATGCTGGCGTGAAACTTTGCTGCTCATGCtctaatgaaaatttattttctatgtttatatttttctttcatttccgGCGGAATTCCCACTaatcgtactatatttatcaagattcatacgcacattgttcacattcatgaggaaatgtctTACCATttcaatacttatcatttccattagtggaactcttcaaattaaaggcgcgtaaagtcgtgctaccgggacaacataatgtaaacacattacttaggcatacgtaatatacattatggtatcgaatacatattataaccgactgcaaaccacaacactgattaaaattctaaagtcaaatttaggaattgaatattcttacaagaaaactgACGGACTTATTTAACTATGTGAGGGAGAGAAGCTACTAaatttgccaaatctgaccgatataaagcatcaatcgcaagaagaactgtgaagggaaaaacctatatgcacatccaacacaagaacttttcttgtaattaatgggattaatatgtttttaaagttattctgtcagactatgaagacattctattttatcatacaattaggacaggttcatatggcatggactttgtaatcatacacgtacaccccccccccccttcaattcccatattttagaacaagttatatatattccaaactgcattttttgttagacgtttataacactaattaacacaactaatgcgtttccaaactgcatcgaagctattttgaaaattacaaaatattgatggacttaGGACAGaaaacatcgttgtttggattttttaaaataggtgtggtggagtttaaaaaacatgtaacatctttaataaaatagtgttagaatatttaaaaaatgcagtttgaccaatggttattttatttaaaaatacaacatgtattttaactcttaaaaaaaaggggggggggtgggtggggggtggggggtgctatgaacgttttgtttatgtcccagtaatctcgcactttctcgcgagatttgtgcattttcttaccaatgacgcacaagagtcatcaaagcacgataactctaacgagctggtaatgagaagaattggtaaagatatcgaagatAAAAAcataatcatgaaaatatttgaagttGATCGTCGTATTTAAATGTTACAGGTGCTCTGTTTGACAAGTTAGGATCCTATGACGTAGCCTTTCACTGCGCAGGCATTCCCCTCATCAGCGGCGCAATCATCTTGTTCTTCATCCCGTGGGCACAGCGGACATCGCGCTCCAATAACGCCATGGTCGTAGTCAGCAACATGGAGTGTGCAGATCGTGAAAACTACGACTTCGCAGACGATTTGATAGAGGAGGCGAAGAGCTTCGAGAGACGGTCGGGAAACGAAACCGATGTTGATGATATTAAACTTAATTTTCCCGCCAATAGGAAATCACCCAGCAGACGATACCGCGATCAGTGTACGTCTACATCACCAGATAATATTCAGCATGTCCCGCAGGACCTCACCGAGGCTATTTCCATGTTGCAGGAGAATGCTCGCCTCATTTCTGAAATGTTGGCGAACTCCAATCCCCAACCAAGAACCGAAGTGGCATCGAGTGAGAGGAGGAGTGCCAAGTCTCGAAGTGAAATGGTTCAGGTTAGTTAATTTTACCATTCATGACCATGCAGTTTCATTTTAAGATACAATTGGAAATGAATCCTTTCCTATTAGTCATTACTGTAGCTCAGTGTTAATGAATCCTTTCCTATTAATTACTGCTCTAGCCCACTGTTATGGAAGTTCACCCACAGAAGATGATAAGCATCATGTCCATTCCTGGAGGTCTTACAATAAGTCACTGGGAGCCGACAGTTCCCAATCCATCAGACTCCATCAGTAACCCACCATCCATGTTAGCATCCCAAAGCCTTCTGCAGAATACACAATCCTTCCATTCCAGAAATCAATCAGATTACATGGGCTCTCTAGGTACCCACACTGGCAGTCCAGGACAGAACATGGGCATCATAGTGTCACCCAGTGAGAGGACCCAGATCAGCAGTTCAGGACAGAACATCATTGTGTCACCCAGTGAGAGGACCCAGAATCCCTATCTTTATATACCAACCATATCTGTTCAAAACTTGAGTGTCTCATCAACTCAAATGGATGCATCAACCCATGATAAAGTTCACATGGACCAGTCCAAGGTTCACAAAGAAGACAGGGTCTCAGGGTCCACTTCTACCAAGTTCCTCTCCCCTCCTCATCAGCAGATCCAAAGTCCCAAACAAAGCCCCACCGCTGGTCTTTCCCCGAGAGCAAAAGTTATGTCCCCTGTGTTGTGTGCAATACCTGAAATAATGAATGGGCAATCAGTCAGTATCCCCCAGTCTGAAGTATCTGGGGCCAACTGTCCTCCAATAGTGGACAATGACGCAGAGAAATGGATTAATAATGACTCACACCCGTATCTGACACACAGGAGTGACTCCGGGGGGTCACTAGTCTCGGGCAGCATGCAGAGTTCATCAAGAGTAGGAGTTCAGTCGGACACCAGTCTATCTGCTAAAGAGTCCAACAGTTCCAGTTCACACACAGAAATCGATGTATTCAAACATCTGTTTGATGACCACGATGAACTTAACGCGTAGTATTGAATCACACTTGTATAAATTCTTGGCAATGATCTTGAAAAGTATACATACACAGTAATAAACTGTTAATCCATTTCTCGTTTTGTTCAATTAATTACAGGAAAAAAGATCTCGCCTCAAATTTTAATATATGAACACAAAATTCTTAATAAACaaatccaaatatatatataccacacattcatcaatatttttttacatTCTTAAAATGTAAGCACATGAGGTAATAGAGAAAAATGGTGAAACCTAGAAATGTACGAGCCAGCAACGCACTGAGTAAAATATCACAAATACAGAgtaaaaaatcaaaaaacataaaaatagtAACAaactataaaataaataatccagcctatatacatgtaattgtctatatcgctttctttaatctgtatgagagtgtgagtaaaaggtgtatatgtatttgttgaaaatgataaaaaaaaaaaaaaaaaaaaataaaaaaaaataatccagCCTAGGGAGGCCCGGTACTATGATTCAAAATGAGTTTTCTAAAACAATAAACTCATGTCTTGATATGTCATCCTCTGATAATGAAATGATGCAACAAATACAAAGATAGGGTATTCATAATAATTGTTTttgtgagagaaaaaaatctaaaCACACACTGTAAATAGGAATAGATCACCCGCTAAAACTCTTCTCTATGTGCAGTGTATTGAGATTccttaaatgaaaataaaaattctatcTAGCATGCTGTATACATGAACAGGGAAATTTGCATCCCCTTTTATTTTCGCCCAATTCACTCGCATCATAAGTTGGGGAATTTAAAACTGGGCTAATACCaatttattcattataggatcaaacattctttttgaagaatttatcgatgtgtaaactccggacattttactcacaaactgaataaaagtgcgaaagcacttttatgttaagtttgtgagtaaaatggccggagtttacacatcgataaattcttcaaaaagaatgtttgattcttataattccaattcattcacttcattaacaattgcaaaaatttgaatagtttccccgcactatgttatttgttttcaggcgtgtatgaatacatcgcgttttcggatttattgatgtataaactcttgttcagctttatttttgtccaatcaaaacacttgtaataaataacattggaattctTGGTGTTATGCGACACAAAATGGCTTTTTGGGAAATTCAAAATGGGGTGCAATCTTTTCCTGGAGTGTATAGGTACAAATTACATGGGGAAAAATAtccctgtacatgtatatacttcaGTAAAACCCTAAATAAGGTTAAATTCAATGAAAAGTGACAATTATTCAGTAAAATATATCCTTATGGTAAATTTTGTTCGTGTAAAGTGAATGGCATCATGAGTTAAAATTTCCAGGGAGACGGTGGAGAAAGAGAAAACTACATGCATAAAGTATGCCATAAAGAATATTTTTGCTTCATGTAGTTCTAATATCATTGTgcacaacatacatgtaaataacaacaTAAATAACTTGTCAAGTTGAAATTTGGATTTCTGTTAAAAAAAGAGATCATTATCTAATGTTAATGTAATCATACAggtctgggtttttttaatgtttagtaaACTTAATACACAAAAACATGTATCACCGGTACATCTTCGGACAGTGAATTGGTTTGTGTAGGTCATCACAAAATATCCAGTCATTGTCAGTATTTTACCTGTGTACAGAATTTAATCCAGAAATcactacaaaataaatagtgtaTATGTGTCTGGAAGTTATTAACCAGTCAGTAAATTATGGGgatgggggtgggtggggggtttctATCACCATCTACTGTACTGGACATCTCATTTTCAGATCCAAGAAATTAACACAACTTACAAAATCTTGTACgtcattttgtacatttctcCACAATAAAACATATTAACTTACTAGCAAATCTAGATATTCCATGAGTTTACACAAACTATTTCACTTCCATGCCTGCAAGGCTAATGATAGATTCTCTTTATCCTCCATGTGTCTCTAGCTGAGTTTGTTTTTTCACCGTCTCTTAATCCTCTACCTGTCTGTTAGTATTCGTTTTTCACTGAAGAAAGACCTTCTTTGCCGAAGCGATGGTGGCCCGACACATGGGACAAGTCCTGATTGTCCTCGCACACTCCTCACAGCACAGTAGATGGCCACAGGGCAGGAACACGGTGTTAAAGCTGGCATCAAAGCAGATTTTACAGCTCGGATCAAAGGATTGTGTAGATCCTTTCAGGCATTTCATGTCTAAAGTACAACACATGTTCTGTTTTTATACATTATGGCATCACAAAGTTTAACTATATACAACTCACAAATTGAACTTAGGATCCTCTTGACATTTCTTGAAATATGAGAAAATTGTTCATTGTGATTGTATCACGGATATCTTATACACTatattcattccttataattataatttgtaaaaaagaaatacgTATAGATCTACATGTTCTGATTAACTTTCTATACAAAGCAAGCTTTGTGATTGAAGATACAGTGTATAGAGGAtttcccatggtttgtggtttgatgaTGCATATTCAACGAATTGTGCGTTTTCTATCCCCGAGTTTTGGCAAGAGGTTAGAAAACACACAAGTTTAAcataaatcatatcatatcacAAACTATGGGAGATTCTTTTTTCACATGtaaataccccctccccccctccctTCCGGTTATTATTTATGTCATTGCATTGTTGGGAATAATGCTACCTGACATTTTATGAATAAACTACATAAAATTAAAGTTTGTGATGTCAAAATTGGTGTAGGAAAACATGGTATAATGATTAGAATATGGGTGATATTCACTGGATAAAGTAGTAAACATGtgataattaaatataaatattgaaataaaaatgatagtAATTGGTGagtatgaatattttcataatatacaatgtacatgtactgtttaCACAAGATATCTGCTAACGATCACTTTCAATATAAATTGACACACTTTTTAGCTCAACTGAGTCATAATCTTATTTCTAACCCCATGGGCCTGTTTTCCACTAAAACTTGACACAAaagttcaagtttgtttaaataaagggtTATGCCCTTTTCAAAGGTGATTCTTGCTTCCACTAATGAGATGGGAAATCAGCTGATTTAATGTGACCTGTGGTCTCTTGTTTCCTTTAATGATTTATGATGTATGCCACATTTACGCTTTTACCTACCCAgatctctgtctgtctgtgacaGTACAACTTCCTCTGTTTTGGTTTCCCCTAAATCCAGGATAGCCTTGACTAAAGTTTCTACATCAAATGTTCCTCCTGTGAAAGACATTGACTTTGAAAATTGGTGAATGTTGTAAGAGGTATCTTTATATACAATATTGTAAGGGGGCCATTTATATATAATGTTGTAAGGGGGCCatttatatacaatgttgtaAGGGGTCTGtttatatacaatgttgtaAGGGGTccgtttatacatgtatacaatgttGTTAAGGTTCtatttatatacaatgttgtaAGGGGTCCatttatatacaatgttgtaAGGGGTCCGTTTATATACTACGTTGTAAGGGGGCCatttatatacaatgttgtaAGGGGTCCGtttatatacaatgttgtgAGGGGTCCatttatatacaatgttgtaAGAGGTCCGtttatatacaatgttgtaAGGGGTCCGtttatatacaatgttgtaAGGGTTCCGtttatatacaatgttgtaAGGGGTCCATTTATATACAATGTTATAAGGGGgcatttcactgtatgtctgtgtttttcaTCATTTGGATTACTTATATTACATACCTGTtacaaattcttttaaaaaggtGAAATAAAGCTTTAATAACTTAATCTCCTTGAGGGAATTTTGACTCCATTTTGGGAATTTTTGTGAGGGGAAACTACCAGAACAAAATAAGAATTTTATGTATGAAAACACTGCggtgtttattttgtatattctCTGTCAGTTCTTGTTGCTAAGGAAAGGTGTTACAGTTTTAACTGATGCTCTTACCGAGGCATTGTATTCTgtgaaagaagaaaaatgaaTGACCTACCACACTTTTTTGCTGCTTTGCTGATTATTTCTGAAGAAAATCCAATTTTTTTGGCCAAATCTTCTGGGGAGGATGTCTCTTGTATGGGGAATTctaaacaaatgaaataatgaGATATCAATTAGCAAGGCTGTGTCCTCCATTTTACACGACACCACTAAAATCCCCCTCCTCAAATAAACAATTGTAAAGGTAAGTACTGGAATAAAcattaaagaaatcaataattatatatatctgATCCAAAGAATGTTGTCTTGATAAGACAAATTTTCACACCTAATGCATCGTGCATTTGATGCTTCTATGTTAATTTTCATCTTTGTAGGTATTTTATTTACACAAACTTGCCCACTGCATGCATGCAGAATTCATGTAATTATTTGGTTACGTAAAATCTATTCACTCTTCAAACTCCCTCCATTGTCTCAATTCTTGTCATGGTGacagaaaggtgaagataacgaacagtgatcaatctcataactcctatacgtaatacaaaatagagagttgggcaaacacggacccctggatataccagaagtgggatcaggtgcctagaaggagtaagcatcccctgttgaccagtcatacccgctgtgagccctaaatcttga
Above is a genomic segment from Ostrea edulis chromosome 3, xbOstEdul1.1, whole genome shotgun sequence containing:
- the LOC125675216 gene encoding LOW QUALITY PROTEIN: monocarboxylate transporter 2-like (The sequence of the model RefSeq protein was modified relative to this genomic sequence to represent the inferred CDS: deleted 2 bases in 2 codons); its protein translation is MVKTEKRLLSDNDDVSENITVTSREFRKDSWQSFLICFALLLNRAFINGVLHSWGFFLVAFVQDMKSSTETAAWIGSVTYGLSKFFGPIASALVNSFGERVVLVAGGLLCAVAIFSSSFVSHLNQMFGTFSVIYGIGACMSISPTMTIAPKYFDKYMTLAVGLMTAGSSLGTLVMAPLSQTLIDAIGWRRTFRCFAGTCLFSALCCCLVRPLPSSSQDIPLEAIKRSSVKNLMQDLKLWKNRVFVVWTCAIACVMFGYYIPYVHLVSYAQTVGIPPEKGTVIIMVLGITTAVGRIVFGKIAGVGVLNRLHMHQLSMVVSGTAVMLLPLIRSFTGIIIYVIIIGMVDGCYVVLLSVLTVSLMAGENSVTAWGFLIGACSVTFTLGPPIAGALFDKLGSYDVAFHCAGIPLISGAIILFFIPWAQRTSRSNNAMVVVSNMECADRENYDFADDLIEEAKSFERRSGNETDVDDIKLNFPANRKSPSRRYRDQCTSTSPDNIQHVPQDLTEAISMLQENARLISEMLANSNPQPRTEVASSERRSAKSRSEMVQPTVMEVHPQKMISIMSIPGGLTISHWEPTVPNPSDSISNPPSMLASQSLLQNTQSFHSRNQSDYMGSLGTHTGSPGQNMGIIVSPSERTQISSSGQNIIVSPSERTQNPYLYIPTISVQNLSVSSTQMDASTHDKVHMDQSKVHKEDRVSGSTSTKFLSPPHQQIQSPKQSPTAGLSPRAKVMSPVLCAIPEIMNGQSVSIPQSEVSGANCPPIVDNDAEKWINNDSHPYLTHRSDSGGSLVSGSMQSSSRVGVQSDTSLSAKESNSSSSHTEIDVFKHLFDDHDELNA